A single window of Lutzomyia longipalpis isolate SR_M1_2022 chromosome 1, ASM2433408v1 DNA harbors:
- the LOC129797203 gene encoding 39S ribosomal protein L17, mitochondrial, whose product MNQADVSKLMSQLKFAVGPVHRRLRCPDGPEGRMLKLRKTVTALFKNERIELFYTRADEARGYAEQLINEAIRYGDCHRATMELADFWLLDKQCVHKLFKVLVPRYENYQVSYTRMYKAPREYPGMYYKRAVLELRGNPFPPLVPDKVQNRNFIHNVLLDEAKKAYRQEKYAEIAQNITVAKNLSTSEGTNDGGSSSEDDVATKK is encoded by the exons atgaatcagGCGGATGTCTCGAAGTTGATGTCTCAGCTGAAATTTGCCGTGGGCCCCGTACACAGAAGACTCCGTTGCCCAGATGGACCGGAAGGGAGGATGCTGAAACTCCGGAAAACCGTGACGGCCCTGTTCAAGAATGAACGCATTGAATTATTCTACACCCGTGCAGATGAAGCTCGAGGGTATGCAGAACAG CTAATCAATGAAGCCATCCGGTATGGTGATTGCCATAGAGCCACAATGGAATTGGCTGATTTCTGGCTCTTGGATAAGCAGTGTGTCCACAAGCTCTTCAAGGTTCTAGTGCCACGCTACGAGAACTACCAAGTCTCCTATACAAGAATGTACAAAGCACCGAGAGAGTATCCGGGAATGTACTACAAGAGAGCCGTTCTGGAGCTCCGTGGGAATCCCTTTCCGCCCCTTGTGCCAGATAAGGtgcaaaatagaaattttatcCACAATGTACTCCTGGATGAGGCCAAGAAGGCATACCGGCAGGAGAAGTACGCTGAAATAGCCCAAAATATCACTGTGGCAAAGAATCTGAGCACATCGGAGGGTACGAATGACGGTGGGAGTAGCAGTGAGGATGATGTAGCCACGAAAAAGTAG